In Paracoccus aminophilus JCM 7686, a single window of DNA contains:
- a CDS encoding thymidine phosphorylase, which translates to MSDPRGVIAALRDGQGLDASGAALIARGLAEGTLSDAQAGAFAMAVLLRGTGRAGRIALTEAMRDSGRVLRWDLPGPVLDKHSTGGIGDTVSLILAPVLAAAGAFVPMISGRGLGHTGGTLDKLEAIPGCRVDLDEAALRRITAEVGTAIVAASGDLAPADRRLYAIRDESGTVESLDLITASILSKKLAAGLDGLVLDVKCGSGAFSRDLDTARDLARALVETANGAGCKTMACITDMDQPLAPAAGNALEIRAVLEAFRTGEGALCALALDLAGEGLTLAGIDPARASEAFASGRAAEIFGRMIAAQGGPCDLIERPDTYLGPAPVVRAVEAGGAGFVAAVDGTALGRAVVALGGGRVRASDRIDPRVGLSQLLRKGDQVSTGAPLALVHARSEAEAEAAAAQVRAAYVIGEAPAQGPLILERILA; encoded by the coding sequence ATGAGCGACCCGCGCGGGGTCATTGCCGCGCTGCGTGACGGGCAGGGGCTTGACGCCTCCGGCGCGGCTCTGATCGCGCGCGGGCTCGCGGAGGGCACGCTGAGCGATGCGCAGGCCGGGGCTTTTGCCATGGCGGTTCTGCTGCGCGGCACCGGGCGCGCCGGGCGGATTGCCTTGACCGAGGCGATGCGCGATTCGGGACGCGTCCTGCGCTGGGATCTGCCGGGGCCGGTGCTCGACAAGCATTCGACCGGCGGGATCGGCGATACGGTCAGCCTGATCCTTGCGCCGGTGTTGGCAGCTGCGGGGGCCTTTGTGCCGATGATCTCGGGGCGCGGGCTGGGCCATACCGGCGGCACGCTCGACAAGCTCGAGGCCATTCCCGGCTGCCGGGTCGATCTTGACGAGGCTGCGCTGCGCCGCATCACCGCCGAGGTCGGCACGGCGATTGTCGCGGCGAGCGGCGATCTCGCCCCGGCCGACCGCAGGCTTTACGCGATCCGCGATGAAAGCGGCACGGTCGAGAGCCTTGATCTCATCACTGCCTCGATCCTGTCAAAGAAGCTCGCGGCGGGGCTCGACGGGCTGGTCTTGGATGTGAAATGCGGCTCTGGCGCGTTTTCGCGGGATCTCGACACGGCGCGGGATCTGGCGCGGGCCTTGGTCGAGACTGCAAATGGCGCGGGCTGCAAGACCATGGCCTGCATCACCGATATGGATCAGCCGCTCGCGCCTGCGGCCGGCAATGCGCTGGAAATCCGCGCGGTGCTCGAGGCGTTTCGCACCGGCGAAGGGGCGCTTTGTGCCTTGGCGCTGGATCTGGCGGGGGAGGGCCTGACGCTTGCGGGGATCGACCCCGCGCGGGCCAGCGAGGCTTTCGCCTCGGGTCGCGCTGCGGAAATCTTTGGCCGCATGATCGCGGCGCAGGGCGGGCCATGCGATCTGATCGAGCGCCCTGACACCTACCTTGGCCCCGCGCCGGTGGTGCGCGCGGTCGAGGCCGGTGGGGCGGGCTTTGTCGCGGCGGTCGATGGCACGGCGCTTGGCCGCGCGGTCGTGGCGCTTGGCGGCGGTCGGGTCCGGGCGAGCGACCGCATTGATCCACGCGTCGGCCTGTCGCAGCTTCTGCGCAAGGGCGATCAGGTGAGCACGGGCGCGCCGCTGGCGCTGGTCCATGCCCGGAGTGAGGCCGAGGCAGAGGCCGCCGCCGCCCAGGTCCGCGCCGCATATGTGATCGGCGAGGCACCCGCGCAGGGGCCGCTGATCCTCGAAAGGATCCTCGCATGA
- a CDS encoding cytidine deaminase, with protein MRWQMTLLETARDVRERAYAPYSKFKVGAAVRGLSGRIYAGCNVENVAYPEGTCAEAGAIAAMIAAGETELIEVCVIAGSAAPTPPCGGCRQKLAEFGKGEVPVLLATVSGETHSTTIAELLPGRFAAAHMAGDA; from the coding sequence ATGAGGTGGCAAATGACCCTTTTGGAAACGGCGCGTGACGTTCGCGAAAGGGCTTACGCGCCCTATTCGAAGTTCAAGGTCGGGGCTGCCGTGCGCGGGCTGTCGGGCCGCATCTATGCCGGCTGCAATGTCGAAAATGTTGCGTATCCTGAAGGCACTTGCGCGGAAGCGGGCGCGATTGCGGCCATGATTGCTGCGGGCGAAACCGAGCTGATCGAAGTCTGCGTCATCGCCGGAAGTGCTGCGCCGACGCCCCCTTGCGGCGGCTGCCGCCAGAAGCTCGCGGAATTCGGCAAGGGCGAGGTTCCGGTCCTGCTGGCCACGGTCAGTGGCGAAACACATTCAACCACAATCGCGGAATTGCTGCCCGGCCGTTTTGCCGCCGCGCATATGGCGGGGGATGCATGA
- a CDS encoding NADP-dependent malic enzyme, with protein sequence MKERRQDNARQAALDYHQYPRPGKLEVRATKPMANGRDLSRAYSPGVAEACLEIKADPANAALYTARANLVAVVTNGTAVLGLGNIGALASKPVMEGKAVLFKKFANIDCFDIELNQTDPEKLAEIVCALEPSFGAINLEDIKAPDCFIVEKICRERMNIPVFHDDQHGTAIVVGAAATNALRVSGKSFDQIKVVSTGGGAAGIACLNMLLKLGVKRENVWLCDLAGLVYEGRNEQMTPQKEEYAQKTDLRTLDQVIEGADLFLGLSGPGVLTPEMVAKMAKRPIVFALANPTPEILPDEVRQVAPDAIIATGRSDFPNQVNNVLCFPFIFRGALDVGATTINDEMQLACIDAIAALARATTSAEAAAAYQGERLSFGADYLIPKPFDPRLIGIVATAVAKAAMDSGVATRPIEDIPAYKHRLDGSVFRSALIMRPVFEIAATAKRRIVFAEGEDERVLRAANAMLEETTEVPILIGRPEVIEMRAERAGLPIRPNVDFEIVNPENDPRYRDYWGTYHELMARQGVTPDIARAIMRTNTTAIGAVMVHRGEADSLICGTFGQYSWHLNYIRQILARDGHCPVGALSLLILEDGPLFVTDTQVNHAPTPEQVAEAAIGAARHVRRFGMEAKVALCSHSQFGNLDTDSGRKMRAALEILQSRNVDFVFDGEMHVDSALDPALRERLLPNSRIEGAANVLVFSGTDSASGVRNALKMKANGLEVGPILMGMGNRAHIVTPSITTRGLLNMAAIAGTPVNHYG encoded by the coding sequence ATGAAAGAACGCAGACAGGACAATGCTCGGCAGGCCGCACTGGATTATCACCAATATCCGCGCCCGGGCAAACTCGAGGTCCGTGCGACGAAACCCATGGCCAATGGCCGCGATTTAAGCCGCGCTTATTCGCCGGGCGTGGCCGAAGCCTGTCTTGAGATCAAGGCCGATCCGGCCAATGCTGCTCTTTATACCGCGCGCGCCAATCTGGTCGCGGTGGTTACGAATGGCACCGCGGTTCTGGGGCTTGGCAATATCGGCGCGCTCGCCTCGAAACCGGTGATGGAAGGCAAGGCCGTCCTCTTCAAGAAATTCGCCAATATCGATTGCTTTGACATCGAGCTCAATCAGACTGACCCGGAAAAGCTCGCCGAGATCGTCTGCGCGCTTGAGCCGAGCTTCGGCGCGATCAACCTTGAAGACATCAAGGCGCCCGATTGCTTCATCGTCGAAAAGATCTGCCGCGAGCGGATGAATATCCCGGTCTTCCACGATGACCAGCACGGCACCGCCATCGTCGTCGGCGCGGCGGCAACCAATGCGCTCCGCGTCTCGGGCAAGTCTTTCGACCAGATCAAGGTCGTCTCGACCGGCGGCGGCGCGGCGGGGATCGCTTGCCTCAACATGCTGCTCAAGCTGGGCGTCAAACGCGAGAATGTCTGGCTCTGCGACCTTGCCGGTCTGGTCTATGAGGGCCGCAACGAGCAGATGACCCCGCAAAAAGAGGAATATGCCCAGAAGACCGATCTGCGCACGCTCGATCAGGTGATCGAAGGGGCGGATCTCTTCCTCGGCCTCTCGGGTCCGGGCGTGCTGACGCCCGAAATGGTTGCGAAAATGGCCAAGCGTCCGATCGTGTTTGCGCTTGCCAATCCGACGCCCGAAATCCTGCCCGACGAGGTCCGTCAGGTCGCCCCCGATGCGATCATCGCGACCGGGCGCTCGGATTTCCCGAACCAGGTCAACAACGTCCTGTGCTTCCCCTTCATCTTCCGCGGCGCGCTTGATGTCGGCGCGACCACGATCAATGATGAGATGCAGCTCGCCTGTATCGACGCGATTGCGGCCCTCGCCCGCGCGACCACCTCGGCCGAGGCGGCGGCGGCCTATCAGGGCGAGCGTCTGAGCTTTGGCGCCGATTACCTGATCCCGAAACCCTTCGATCCCCGGCTGATCGGTATCGTCGCCACCGCCGTTGCCAAAGCCGCGATGGACTCTGGCGTCGCCACCCGTCCGATCGAGGATATCCCGGCCTACAAGCACCGGCTCGACGGCTCGGTCTTCCGCTCGGCGTTGATCATGCGCCCGGTCTTCGAGATCGCCGCGACCGCCAAGCGCCGCATCGTCTTTGCCGAGGGCGAGGATGAGCGCGTCCTGCGCGCCGCCAATGCCATGCTTGAGGAAACCACCGAGGTGCCGATCCTGATCGGTCGCCCCGAGGTCATCGAGATGCGCGCCGAGCGTGCCGGTCTGCCGATCCGCCCGAATGTCGATTTCGAGATCGTGAACCCCGAAAACGACCCGCGCTACCGCGATTACTGGGGCACCTATCACGAGCTGATGGCGCGTCAGGGCGTCACGCCCGACATCGCCCGCGCGATCATGCGCACGAATACCACGGCGATTGGCGCGGTCATGGTCCATCGCGGCGAGGCCGACAGCCTGATCTGCGGCACCTTCGGGCAATATTCCTGGCATTTGAACTATATCCGCCAGATCCTTGCCCGGGACGGCCATTGCCCGGTCGGCGCGCTCTCGCTGCTGATCCTTGAAGACGGCCCGCTGTTCGTGACCGACACGCAGGTCAACCACGCGCCGACGCCCGAGCAGGTCGCCGAGGCCGCGATTGGCGCGGCCCGCCATGTCCGCCGGTTCGGCATGGAGGCGAAGGTCGCGCTCTGCAGCCATTCGCAATTCGGCAATCTCGACACCGATTCCGGGCGCAAGATGCGCGCGGCGCTGGAAATCCTGCAATCGCGCAATGTCGATTTCGTCTTCGATGGCGAAATGCATGTCGATTCGGCGCTCGATCCGGCCCTGCGCGAGCGGCTCTTGCCGAATTCGCGGATCGAAGGTGCGGCGAATGTGCTGGTCTTCTCGGGAACCGACTCGGCCTCTGGCGTGCGCAACGCGTTGAAGATGAAGGCAAACGGCCTTGAGGTTGGCCCCATCCTGATGGGCATGGGCAACCGCGCCCATATCGTGACCCCCTCGATCACCACGCGCGGGCTGCTGAATATGGCCGCCATCGCAGGCACGCCGGTCAATCACTACGGCTGA
- a CDS encoding propionyl-CoA synthetase → MAYIDIYDGWKSDPEAFWMEAARSIDWIRPPSKALFDENAPLYEWFSDGLVNTCWNAVDRHVEAGRGDQLALIHSSPVTHTVKGTTYRELRDHVAEIAGGLRAKGVQKGDRVIIYMPMIPQAVEAMLACARIGAVHSVVFGGFAANELAVRIEDCKPKAIIAASCGIEPGRIVHYKPLLDQAIELSAHKPDFCVIYQREQEICELIPGRDFAWHSFRFGVEPAECVPVEGNHPLYILYTSGTTGQPKGVIRHTAGYLVALSWTMKNIYNIEAGDRFWTASDVGWVVGHSYICYGPLITGATSIVYEGKPVGTPDAGMFWQVIQNHKVKSFFTAPTALRAIRREDPEGLLIKDYNLSNLQAVFLAGERADPETIAWAAKHLKVPVIDHWWQTETGWAIAANPFGIELLPVKPGSPTKPMPGYEIAILDDDGHPVPAGTLGAIAIRLPLPPGTLPGLWNAEARFRKSYLEKFPGYYETGDAGYLDEDGYVYIMARTDDVINVAGHRLSTGAIEEVLAAHPDVAECAVIGAADALKGQMPVGFLCLKKGAQKPHAEVVREVVALVRDCIGPVAAFKSAVVIDRLPKTRSGKILRATMAKIADSESFKPPATIDDPAILDEIRAALQTIGYAKA, encoded by the coding sequence ATGGCATACATCGATATCTACGACGGCTGGAAGTCCGACCCCGAGGCATTCTGGATGGAGGCGGCACGCTCGATCGACTGGATAAGGCCGCCCTCGAAAGCGCTCTTTGACGAAAATGCGCCGCTTTATGAATGGTTCTCGGACGGGCTAGTGAACACCTGCTGGAACGCGGTTGACCGTCATGTCGAGGCCGGTCGCGGCGATCAGCTGGCGCTCATCCATTCCTCGCCCGTCACCCATACCGTCAAAGGCACCACCTACCGCGAGCTGCGCGATCATGTCGCCGAGATCGCGGGCGGGCTGCGCGCCAAGGGCGTCCAGAAGGGCGACCGCGTCATCATTTACATGCCGATGATCCCCCAGGCGGTCGAGGCGATGCTCGCCTGCGCCCGCATCGGCGCGGTCCATTCGGTGGTCTTCGGCGGCTTTGCCGCGAATGAGCTCGCGGTGCGCATCGAGGATTGCAAACCCAAGGCGATCATTGCCGCCTCTTGCGGGATCGAGCCGGGCCGAATCGTCCATTACAAGCCCTTGCTCGATCAGGCGATCGAGCTCTCCGCCCATAAGCCCGATTTCTGCGTGATCTATCAGCGCGAGCAGGAAATCTGCGAGCTCATCCCCGGCCGCGACTTCGCTTGGCACAGCTTCCGCTTTGGCGTCGAGCCCGCCGAATGCGTCCCGGTCGAGGGCAATCACCCGCTTTATATTCTCTACACATCCGGCACGACCGGCCAGCCCAAGGGAGTGATCCGCCACACGGCGGGCTATCTCGTGGCGCTCAGCTGGACGATGAAGAACATCTACAACATCGAGGCCGGAGACCGCTTCTGGACCGCCTCGGATGTCGGCTGGGTCGTCGGTCACAGCTATATCTGCTATGGCCCGCTGATCACCGGCGCGACCTCGATCGTCTATGAAGGCAAGCCGGTCGGCACGCCGGATGCGGGCATGTTCTGGCAGGTCATCCAGAACCATAAGGTGAAAAGCTTCTTCACCGCGCCCACCGCCTTGCGCGCCATCCGCCGCGAAGATCCCGAGGGTCTGCTCATCAAGGATTACAACCTCTCGAACCTGCAGGCGGTGTTTCTGGCGGGCGAGCGCGCCGATCCGGAAACCATCGCTTGGGCGGCGAAGCATCTCAAGGTGCCGGTCATCGACCACTGGTGGCAGACCGAGACCGGCTGGGCGATTGCCGCAAACCCCTTTGGCATCGAGCTTTTGCCGGTCAAACCCGGCAGTCCGACGAAGCCGATGCCGGGCTATGAGATCGCAATCCTCGACGACGACGGCCATCCGGTTCCGGCGGGCACGCTTGGCGCGATTGCGATCCGCCTGCCGCTACCTCCGGGCACGCTGCCGGGGCTCTGGAATGCCGAGGCGCGGTTTCGCAAAAGCTATCTCGAGAAATTCCCGGGCTATTATGAGACCGGCGACGCGGGCTATCTCGATGAAGACGGCTATGTCTATATCATGGCGCGCACCGATGATGTCATCAATGTCGCGGGCCACCGCCTGTCCACCGGCGCGATCGAGGAGGTTCTGGCCGCCCATCCCGATGTCGCGGAATGCGCGGTGATCGGCGCGGCGGATGCGCTCAAGGGCCAGATGCCGGTCGGCTTTCTCTGCCTCAAGAAAGGCGCGCAAAAGCCCCATGCCGAGGTCGTGCGCGAGGTGGTGGCACTGGTGCGCGACTGCATCGGCCCGGTCGCGGCCTTCAAATCGGCAGTGGTGATCGACAGGCTGCCGAAGACGCGCTCGGGCAAGATCCTGCGCGCGACCATGGCCAAAATCGCCGATAGCGAAAGCTTCAAGCCCCCGGCGACCATCGACGATCCCGCGATCCTCGACGAGATCCGCGCGGCGCTGCAAACCATCGGTTACGCCAAAGCTTGA
- a CDS encoding class I SAM-dependent methyltransferase has translation MSSFSDPDQVARYTEGPVRQVPGFRDMQRMAALLLAESLGPEGEVLVLGAGGGLELRLFAEGQPGWRFTGVDPSAEMLALAREVAAPFAARIALHEGYIETAPDGPFDGATCLLTMHFVPREQRVPTLRALRQRLKPGAPLILAHHSFPQDEARRALWLSRYAAFAAASGVAEANARNAAKAIGERLPILSPREDEAALAEAGFTDISLFYAGFSFRGWIATA, from the coding sequence ATGTCGTCTTTCTCGGATCCCGATCAGGTAGCGCGTTATACGGAAGGCCCGGTGCGACAAGTGCCGGGCTTTCGCGATATGCAGCGCATGGCAGCACTTTTGCTGGCGGAATCGCTTGGACCCGAGGGCGAGGTGCTGGTTCTGGGCGCAGGCGGCGGGCTTGAGCTGCGGCTTTTTGCCGAAGGCCAGCCGGGGTGGCGCTTCACCGGGGTCGATCCCTCGGCCGAGATGCTGGCCCTCGCGCGGGAGGTCGCGGCGCCCTTTGCCGCGCGCATCGCGCTGCATGAGGGCTATATCGAGACCGCGCCAGACGGCCCCTTTGACGGCGCGACTTGCCTGCTGACGATGCATTTTGTGCCGCGTGAGCAGCGCGTGCCGACGCTGCGCGCCCTGCGCCAGAGGCTGAAGCCCGGCGCGCCGCTGATCCTTGCGCATCACAGCTTTCCTCAGGACGAGGCGCGCCGCGCACTTTGGCTCTCGCGCTATGCGGCCTTTGCAGCTGCCTCTGGCGTCGCCGAAGCCAATGCCCGCAATGCCGCTAAGGCGATTGGCGAGCGGTTGCCGATCTTGTCCCCGCGAGAGGATGAGGCGGCGCTGGCCGAGGCCGGTTTCACCGATATCAGCCTCTTTTATGCGGGCTTTTCCTTCCGGGGTTGGATCGCCACCGCCTGA
- the aroA gene encoding 3-phosphoshikimate 1-carboxyvinyltransferase: MSHSAEPKPMTAHRSGALKGDAAVPGDKSISHRALILGALAVGETKITGLLEGEDVIDTAKAMRAFGAKVERTGEGAWTVNGVGVGGFAEPEGVIDCGNSGTGVRLIMGAMATTPITATFTGDASLSRRPMGRVTDPVALFGAEISAREGGLLPVTIKGAVDPVPVRYTTPVASAQIKSAVLFAGLNAPGETVVIEKEATRDHTERMFAGFGATIRTEVTDEGHVITLTGRPELKGQTVAVPRDPSSAAFPVAAALIVPGSEIRVPGVSRNPTRDGLYVTLLEMGADITFENTREEGGEPVADLVVRHSKLKGVSVPAERAASMIDEFPILSVVACFAEGATVMNGVAELRVKESDRIDAMAVGLRANGASVDETRDSMTVHGTGSLKGGACAVTHLDHRIAMSFLVAGLASDQPISVDDGAPIMTSFPVFLPLMSALGAKIEG, translated from the coding sequence ATGTCCCATTCCGCCGAACCCAAACCGATGACCGCGCACCGCTCGGGCGCGCTCAAGGGGGATGCCGCCGTGCCGGGCGACAAGTCGATCAGCCACCGCGCGCTGATCCTTGGTGCGCTGGCGGTGGGCGAAACCAAGATCACCGGCCTTCTCGAAGGCGAGGATGTGATCGACACCGCCAAGGCGATGCGCGCTTTCGGGGCCAAGGTCGAGCGCACGGGCGAGGGCGCCTGGACCGTGAATGGCGTGGGCGTCGGCGGCTTTGCCGAGCCCGAGGGCGTGATTGATTGCGGCAACTCCGGCACCGGCGTGCGCCTGATCATGGGCGCGATGGCGACGACCCCGATCACCGCGACTTTCACCGGTGACGCAAGCCTCTCGCGCCGTCCGATGGGCCGCGTGACCGATCCGGTCGCGCTTTTCGGGGCCGAGATTTCCGCGCGCGAAGGCGGGCTTTTGCCGGTGACGATCAAGGGCGCGGTTGATCCGGTGCCGGTGCGCTACACCACGCCGGTGGCCAGCGCGCAGATCAAATCGGCGGTTCTCTTCGCAGGGTTGAACGCGCCGGGCGAAACCGTCGTCATCGAGAAAGAGGCGACGCGCGATCACACCGAGCGCATGTTTGCAGGCTTTGGCGCGACCATCCGCACCGAGGTCACCGATGAGGGCCATGTCATCACCCTGACCGGCCGTCCCGAGCTGAAGGGCCAGACCGTCGCCGTGCCGCGCGATCCGTCCAGCGCCGCTTTCCCGGTGGCTGCCGCGCTGATCGTGCCGGGCTCGGAGATTCGCGTGCCGGGCGTCAGCCGCAACCCGACTCGCGATGGGCTTTATGTCACGCTTCTGGAAATGGGCGCGGATATCACCTTTGAAAACACCCGCGAAGAGGGCGGCGAGCCGGTGGCCGATTTGGTCGTGCGCCATTCCAAGCTGAAAGGCGTCTCGGTCCCGGCCGAGCGCGCGGCCAGCATGATCGACGAATTCCCGATCCTCTCGGTCGTGGCCTGTTTTGCCGAAGGCGCGACGGTGATGAATGGCGTGGCCGAGCTCCGCGTCAAGGAGAGCGACCGCATTGATGCAATGGCCGTCGGCCTGCGCGCCAATGGCGCGAGCGTCGATGAGACCCGCGACAGCATGACCGTGCATGGCACGGGCAGCCTGAAGGGCGGGGCCTGCGCGGTCACGCATCTCGATCACCGCATCGCCATGTCCTTCCTCGTTGCGGGGCTGGCCTCGGATCAGCCGATCAGCGTCGATGATGGCGCGCCGATCATGACCTCTTTCCCGGTCTTCCTGCCGCTGATGAGCGCGCTTGGCGCCAAGATCGAGGGCTGA
- the trmB gene encoding tRNA (guanine(46)-N(7))-methyltransferase TrmB — MSEFDPTPPRRNFYGRRFGKTLRQSQKGYLSEDLGELRPRGITFEENPERLPFDPASVFGDDRPVWLEVGFGGGEHMVHMAARYPEVGIIGCEPFINGVAMLLGKIRAAGVENVSVHPGDARDLMDVLPAGSISKAFLNYPDPWPKARHHRRRFVTPEHLIPLHRVLKSGAEFRVATDIPDYVRQTLEEVPPAGFTLVHEGPEAWEDWLSTRYEQKALREGRAPHYVTFRRNDA, encoded by the coding sequence ATGAGCGAATTCGATCCGACCCCACCGCGCCGCAATTTCTATGGCCGCCGTTTCGGCAAGACTCTGCGGCAAAGCCAGAAGGGCTATCTCTCCGAGGATCTCGGAGAGCTGCGCCCGCGTGGCATCACCTTCGAGGAAAACCCCGAGCGTTTGCCCTTCGATCCGGCCAGCGTCTTTGGCGATGACCGCCCGGTCTGGCTGGAGGTCGGCTTCGGTGGTGGTGAGCACATGGTCCATATGGCCGCGCGCTACCCAGAGGTCGGGATCATTGGCTGCGAGCCCTTCATCAATGGCGTCGCCATGCTTCTGGGCAAGATCCGCGCGGCGGGCGTCGAAAACGTCAGCGTCCATCCGGGCGATGCCCGCGATCTGATGGATGTGCTGCCGGCGGGCTCGATTTCCAAGGCCTTCCTCAACTATCCCGATCCCTGGCCCAAGGCGCGCCACCACCGCCGCCGTTTCGTCACGCCCGAGCATCTCATCCCGCTTCACCGCGTGCTGAAGTCGGGTGCCGAGTTCCGTGTCGCGACCGATATTCCCGATTACGTCCGCCAGACGCTGGAAGAGGTGCCGCCCGCAGGCTTTACGCTGGTCCATGAAGGGCCGGAGGCTTGGGAGGATTGGCTCTCGACCCGCTATGAGCAGAAGGCCCTGCGTGAGGGCCGTGCGCCCCATTACGTCACCTTCCGCCGCAACGACGCCTGA
- a CDS encoding ribonuclease J, translating to MSDRLIYLPLGGAGEIGMNAYVYGYGQPGKERLIVVDLGVTFGDMDSAPGIDLIMADVTWLEKNRDRIEGIFITHGHEDHIGALGHLWGRIKAPIHCRRFTGALAALKMDEQGQPTEAIKIHEPRPSVIQAGPFAVQFVPISHSIPESAALIIDTPAGRIVHTGDFKLDGTPVVGEAFDPVVWHQIANEGNGVKVLTCDSTNIFSPNPGRSEAVLANPLLDFVVAQKGMVVATTFASNVARLKTLAEAALAAGRKVCLLGRAMRKMVTVAQETGVLRNFPGVISPEEASDLPRDKVMLIVTGSQGERRAATAQLSRGRYLGLQLKEGDSFLFSSRTIPGNERDVIRIMNAFSEMGVDVFDAEDGLYHVSGHANRPDIEAVHELLKPRIVIPMHGEHMHLREHAQIAAGKGIASAVATNGTMLDLTGDRPVVVDRIETSRVYLDGSVLIGAMDGIVRDRIRMALNGHATVSVIVDEDDNALPDAWVETMGLPARGRAGVALIDHIESELSDFLERVDDKTVMDDDRLEEAIRKITRQVSMEEIGKKPEVTVVISRLAAE from the coding sequence ATGTCTGACCGCCTGATTTATCTGCCTCTTGGCGGTGCCGGTGAAATCGGCATGAACGCCTATGTCTATGGCTATGGCCAGCCCGGGAAAGAGCGCCTGATCGTCGTCGATCTGGGCGTGACCTTCGGCGATATGGACTCGGCCCCTGGCATCGACCTGATCATGGCCGATGTGACCTGGCTCGAGAAAAACCGCGACCGGATCGAAGGGATCTTCATCACCCACGGGCATGAGGATCACATTGGCGCGCTTGGCCATCTCTGGGGGCGTATCAAGGCGCCGATCCATTGCCGCCGCTTCACCGGGGCTTTGGCCGCGCTCAAGATGGACGAGCAAGGCCAGCCGACCGAGGCGATCAAGATCCACGAGCCGCGCCCCTCGGTCATTCAGGCCGGGCCTTTCGCCGTGCAATTCGTGCCGATCAGCCATTCGATCCCGGAAAGCGCCGCGCTCATCATCGACACGCCCGCGGGCCGCATCGTCCACACCGGCGATTTCAAACTCGACGGCACCCCGGTCGTGGGCGAGGCCTTTGACCCGGTCGTCTGGCATCAGATCGCCAATGAGGGCAATGGCGTCAAAGTTCTGACCTGCGACTCGACCAATATCTTTAGCCCCAATCCGGGCCGGTCCGAGGCGGTGCTTGCCAATCCGCTGCTCGATTTCGTCGTGGCGCAAAAGGGCATGGTGGTCGCGACCACCTTTGCCTCGAACGTCGCCCGTCTGAAGACCTTGGCCGAGGCCGCTTTGGCCGCCGGTCGCAAGGTCTGCCTGCTCGGCCGCGCCATGCGCAAGATGGTGACCGTCGCCCAAGAGACCGGGGTTCTGCGCAACTTCCCCGGCGTGATCTCGCCCGAAGAGGCCTCCGATCTGCCGCGCGACAAGGTCATGCTGATCGTCACCGGCAGTCAGGGCGAGCGTCGCGCCGCCACGGCGCAGCTCTCGCGCGGGCGCTATCTTGGGCTGCAGCTGAAAGAGGGCGACAGCTTCCTCTTCAGCTCGCGCACCATTCCCGGCAATGAGCGCGATGTCATCCGCATCATGAACGCTTTCTCCGAAATGGGGGTCGATGTTTTCGACGCCGAGGACGGGCTTTACCATGTCTCGGGCCACGCGAACCGTCCCGATATCGAGGCGGTCCATGAGCTCTTGAAGCCGCGCATCGTCATTCCGATGCATGGCGAGCATATGCATTTGCGCGAACATGCCCAGATCGCGGCAGGCAAGGGCATTGCCTCGGCCGTGGCGACCAATGGCACGATGCTGGATCTGACCGGCGATCGTCCGGTGGTCGTTGACCGGATCGAAACGAGTCGCGTCTATCTTGATGGCTCGGTCCTGATCGGGGCGATGGACGGGATCGTGCGCGACCGCATCCGCATGGCGCTGAACGGTCATGCCACGGTCTCGGTGATCGTCGATGAAGACGACAATGCTCTGCCCGATGCTTGGGTCGAAACCATGGGCCTGCCCGCGCGCGGTCGCGCCGGAGTGGCGCTGATCGACCATATCGAAAGCGAGCTGTCGGACTTTCTCGAACGCGTCGACGACAAGACCGTGATGGATGATGACCGTCTCGAAGAGGCGATCCGCAAGATCACGCGTCAGGTCTCGATGGAAGAGATCGGCAAGAAGCCCGAGGTGACGGTGGTCATCAGCCGGCTCGCCGCCGAGTAA